A window of the Gossypium hirsutum isolate 1008001.06 chromosome A03, Gossypium_hirsutum_v2.1, whole genome shotgun sequence genome harbors these coding sequences:
- the LOC107886472 gene encoding squamosa promoter-binding-like protein 2, with protein sequence MDWSAKTPLQWEWENLMMLNATPTEIPRKLRSVEWDIEGKEELDSGSLYSSGAAAGGSGGSGSDLGLVSLSKSSKSASFNSSSAGEVKATTFTLEAFEAIPHEISNKKKVSKVEHTGSSPIFEASVGSGEPLLSLKLGKQTYFEDVCTGSNSKTSPYSATPAPSPSPAKRSKPNCQTKHILRCQVEGCNLDLSSAKDYHRKHRVCESHSKSPKVIIGGLELRFCQQCSRFHALSEFDEKKRSCRRRLSHHNARRRKPQTDAIHFSAARPSPAAYDGKQLMSFVWNKVPFLHNARPNENFSWEGTFVSKSSETKGYALTKAGNVNGQLQLPGNQLLNSMTSRCYDSNRFPVKGKQNTVEVLNQGVEESTVASNMGTTQDFHRALSLLSNESWVSCEPKQHGSLAYPVQVSGSSMSQPTMNVISQSFPIPYALSENWQMEQEQTTQSQVEGDNHLQEFQLLKAPYDNSFYSNQMN encoded by the exons ATGGACTGGAGTGCCAAAACCCCGTTGCAATGGGAGTGGGAGAACCTTATGATGTTAAATGCGACACCAACTGAAATTCCAAGGAAGCTAAGATCGGTAGAGTGGGATATTGAGGGCAAGGAAGAGCTGGACTCTGGGTCTCTATATTCTTCTGGTGCTGCTGCTGGAGGTAGTGGTGGTTCTGGATCAGATTTGGGCCTTGTTTCTTTGTCTAAAAGTTCGAAATCGGCATCCTTTAATTCTTCATCTGCGGGAGAGGTAAAAGCGACCACATTTACTTTGGAGGCTTTTGAAGCTATACCACATGAAATTAGCAACAAGAAAAAGGTTTCCAAGGTTGAGCACACCGGTAGTTCCCCAATATTTGAGGCTTCAGTTGGCTCTGGTGAGCCATTGCTCAGTTTAAAGCTTGGCAAGCAAACATACTTTGAAGATGTTTGTACAGGAAGCAATTCAAAGACTTCACCTTATTCTGCCACTCCTGCACCATCCCCTTCCCCTGCAAAGAGATCCAAACCCAATTGTCAGACAAAACATATTCTGCGTTGCCAAGTCGAAGGCTGTAACCTTGACCTTTCTTCAGCTAAGGATTACCATCGGAAACACAGAGTTTGTGAAAGTCACTCAAAGAGCCCTAAGGTTATTATAGGTGGTCTGGAGCTCCGGTTCTGCCAGCAGTGTAGCAg GTTCCATGCTCTGTCAGAGTTTGATGAAAAGAAGCGAAGCTGCCGCCGGCGTCTTTCTCACCACAATGCAAGGCGCCGCAAACCACAGACAGATGCAATCCACTTCAGTGCTGCAAGGCCTTCACCAGCAGCATATG ATGGGAAACAACTGATGAGTTTTGTCTGGAATAAAGTGCCATTTCTTCATAATGCTAGGCCCAATGAAAATTTTTCATGGGAAGGCACATTTGTCTCCAAGTCCTCTGAAACGAAAGGTTATGCACTTACAAAAGCTGGAAATGTAAATGGACAGCTGCAACTGCCAGGCAACCAGCTGTTGAATTCCATGACATCTCGGTGTTACGATTCCAACAGATTCCCTGTAAAGGGCAAACAAAACACAGTTGAGGTTCTCAACCAAG GTGTAGAAGAATCCACAGTTGCTTCAAATATGGGTACGACGCAAGATTTTCATCGTGCTCTCTCTCTTCTGTCAAATGAGTCTTGGGTTTCTTGTGAGCCAAAACAACATGGTTCACTTGCGTACCCTGTGCAAGTTAGTGGTAGCAGCATGTCTCAGCCCACGATGAATGTGATTTCGCAGAGTTTCCCTATTCCATATGCCTTGTCTGAAAACTGGCAGATGGAACAAGAGCAGACAACTCAATCCCAAGTTGAGGGTGACAACCATCTTCAAGAGTTTCAGCTTCTCAAGGCTCCATATGATAATAGCTTTTATTCCAATCAGATGAATTGA